From the genome of Candidatus Aminicenantes bacterium:
TGAACGAGGCGGCGACGATGCAGGATCTTCTGATCCATGCCGCACGCAAGGAGGCCCGCGCCGCCGCTCTGTACGCCGAGTTGGCGGCCCGAGCGGCCGATCCCGAGGCCCGATCCCTCTTCGTGCTCCTGGCGGCCCAGGAGCGGGTTCACAAGCTCAAGCTCGAAACCGCTTATGAACGCCATGTCCTCATTGAGAACTGACTGAAACGCCCGGAAAGGAGTCCGATCATGCAGAAATGGGTTTGCACCGCGTGCGGCTATGTCTACGATCCGGTCGCCGGCGACCCCGAGAACGGCGTCGTCCCCGGCACGCCCTTCGAAAGCCTGCCCGACAACTGGGTCTGCCCCCAGTGCGGCGTCGGCAAGGATTACTTCGAGAAGGCCGAGTGAAGGCCGTTATCGTCGGGAATGGGTTGGCCGGGACCATCACGGCCAAAACCCTGCGCGAAGCGGACGCGGAAATCGAGATCGTCGTCTTCGGAGAAGAGCGATATCTCTATTATCCTCGGCCGAACCTGATCGAGTACTTGGCCGGACGCCTTCCCCTCGGGAAGCTGTTTGCCTACCCCCAAGCCTGGTACGCGGGTCAGCGGATCGATGTCCGGCTTTCGACCCGGGTCCGTCGCGTCCTTCCCGACGAACGCCGCATTGAACGCGCCGACGGGGGAAGCGAGGGATACGGCGTCCTGTGTCTGGCCGACGGCGCTTCCAGCTCCGTGCCGCCCATCCGCGGCGCGGACAAGCCCGGCGTCTTGACTCTGCGGACCCTCGATGATGCCGAGGCGATCCTGGCCCGCGTCGCGTCGCGGCCGGAGGTCGTCGTCATCGGCGGCGGGCTTCTGGGGCTGGAGATCGCCCGCGCCCTTAAGGCCCGCGGGGCCTCCGTGACGGTCCTGGAATTCTTTCCCAACCTTCTGCCCCGCCAGCTCGACCCGCCCGGCGCGGCCGTCCTGACCCGGCAGATCGAGGCCGGCGGGATCAAGGTCCGCGTCGGCGTCGTGACGGAGGAGATCATCGGCGGGTCCGAAGCCGCCGGCGTCCGGCTCAAGACGGGGGAGGAGATCCCGGCCGGTACGGTTCTGATCGCGGCCGGCGTCCGGCCGAACACGGCTCTGGCCCGCGAGGCCGGATTGACCGTGGACCGGGGCGTCGTCGTCGACGACGATATGGCGACCAGCCGGCCGGGCATCTTCGCGGCCGGCGACGGGACCCAGCACAAGGGCCGGCTCTACGGCATCATCCCGGCTTCCTTCGACCAGGCCCGTACGGCGGCGGCTTCCATGCTCGGACACCGGCGCCCTTATGCCGGGACCGTCCCTTCCAACACCCTCAAGGTCATGGGTCTGCATCTGGCCTCGGTCGGTGTCGTCAATCCAGAGCGCCCCGGCGAAATCGAGGAGCTCCGTCGCGAGGATGCGGCTTCCGGCCTTTACCGCAAGATCGTCCTCGAGGGCGGCCGCCTCGTCGGCGCCGTCTGGATGGGGACAAGGGAAGGCGTCCCGTTGATCGCCAAGGCCGTGGCCGAGCGCCGCGACGTCGCGGCCTTCAAGAACGAGATCCTGGCCGACGGGTTCGATTACGCGCGGCTGGCCTCGGAGCCCCAATGAGCATCAAAAAACGTTTCTCCCTGCCCGCGGCCGTTGCGGCCGCGCTTTTGGCGCTCGTGCCCCGGCCCGCATCCGCCCAGGTCCGCCTCAACGGCTACTTTGCGGCCGAATACCTGCAAGGCCAGAGCCAGTCGCCCTGGAAAGTGGGCACGTTCGGCGGTGCCCAGGCCGGCTTGATCATTTCGGGGGAATGGTCTCAGCAGTTCGGATACACGCTGGAGCTGCGGGCCCGGGGTGTCGCCCAGCCCGAGATCGAGCAAGCCTCGGCGTCCTGGATCTGGTCGCAGGCCTTTCAAGCCAAGCTGGGCGTCTACCTCGTGCCGTTCGGCCGCTATAACGCCGCCGACCGGCCCTTCCAGACGCTGCTCATCGATTCGCCTTACGGTGTGGCCGAGACCCGGCCGCGGAGCTGGCGCGACATCGGGGTCGTGGCCGAAGGCGATCTCGGGTTCGTCCGCTATGCGGCCTTCCTCGGCAACGGCCTGGCCGAGGCGGCGACACCCGCCGGCGGCCAGCAATGGCGCGACAACAACAAGAACAAGGGCTGGGGCGGCCGCTTAAGCTTTCCGATCAGCCAGGAGATGGACCTCGGGCTGTCGTATTACCTTGGGAAGCAGGACGAAGCCGGCGACCGCCGTCTCCGTCTCTTCGGGGCCGACGCCGGCTGGACGACGGCCAACATATCATGCCAGGCCGAGTACACGCGGGCCGATATCGATAACCCCTCCGGCTTCGCCGCCGGCCGGGTCGAGGGCTGGTTCGTCCTGCTGGGGCTGACCTTCGGCTCTTTCCGGCCGGCCGCTTCCTACCAGAGCTCCAAGGCCGACGACCCCTTCCACGGGGCCGGCTGGGGGGGGCCGCTCTTCCCGGGAGAGGGGCTGTCCTGGAACCATAGCCGTTGGACGCTGGGCTTGTCGTATGCTCTCCACCCCAACGTTCAGATCAAGCTCGAATACGATTGGCAGAAGGAAAAAGGCGCGGCTCTCGACGACAACGTCCTGCGGGTTCAAGCCGCCGTTCACTTTTAAGAGGAAGGCATGTCCAATATCGTGGTTCTCGGCACCCAGTGGGGGGATGAAGGCAAGGGCAAGATCGTCGACTGGTTGACCCCGGCCTTCGACGTCGTAGCCCGCTACCAGGGCGGCCACAACGCCGGCCACACCGTCTATGTCAAGGGGACCAAGATCGTCCTTCACCTGATCCCCTCGGGCATCCTGCGGCCGGGAACGCTGTGCGTCATCGGCAACGGTGTGGTTCTCGACCCCAAGGCCTTCCTGGATGAGCTGGCGGCCCTGCGCAAGCTCGTCCCCGTCGACGAGGGCCGGATCGCCATCGCCCGCAACGCCCATCTCATCCTGCCCTACCACCGGCTAGTCGAGCAAATC
Proteins encoded in this window:
- a CDS encoding porin, translating into MSIKKRFSLPAAVAAALLALVPRPASAQVRLNGYFAAEYLQGQSQSPWKVGTFGGAQAGLIISGEWSQQFGYTLELRARGVAQPEIEQASASWIWSQAFQAKLGVYLVPFGRYNAADRPFQTLLIDSPYGVAETRPRSWRDIGVVAEGDLGFVRYAAFLGNGLAEAATPAGGQQWRDNNKNKGWGGRLSFPISQEMDLGLSYYLGKQDEAGDRRLRLFGADAGWTTANISCQAEYTRADIDNPSGFAAGRVEGWFVLLGLTFGSFRPAASYQSSKADDPFHGAGWGGPLFPGEGLSWNHSRWTLGLSYALHPNVQIKLEYDWQKEKGAALDDNVLRVQAAVHF
- a CDS encoding rubredoxin, with amino-acid sequence MQKWVCTACGYVYDPVAGDPENGVVPGTPFESLPDNWVCPQCGVGKDYFEKAE
- a CDS encoding FAD-dependent oxidoreductase translates to MKAVIVGNGLAGTITAKTLREADAEIEIVVFGEERYLYYPRPNLIEYLAGRLPLGKLFAYPQAWYAGQRIDVRLSTRVRRVLPDERRIERADGGSEGYGVLCLADGASSSVPPIRGADKPGVLTLRTLDDAEAILARVASRPEVVVIGGGLLGLEIARALKARGASVTVLEFFPNLLPRQLDPPGAAVLTRQIEAGGIKVRVGVVTEEIIGGSEAAGVRLKTGEEIPAGTVLIAAGVRPNTALAREAGLTVDRGVVVDDDMATSRPGIFAAGDGTQHKGRLYGIIPASFDQARTAAASMLGHRRPYAGTVPSNTLKVMGLHLASVGVVNPERPGEIEELRREDAASGLYRKIVLEGGRLVGAVWMGTREGVPLIAKAVAERRDVAAFKNEILADGFDYARLASEPQ